The Solea senegalensis isolate Sse05_10M linkage group LG9, IFAPA_SoseM_1, whole genome shotgun sequence genome has a segment encoding these proteins:
- the rnf115a gene encoding E3 ubiquitin-protein ligase RNF115 — protein MPDWRRTAVVGLWRTDVRVLVLLWWKMAEAAAVSPHRFFCHCCKGEVNPKLPEYICPRCDSGFIEELTEDSSLLEGGSNGLDDTATQFAELWHLLLLERPFTTENDTPDSEPRLPGGRLGSLNDLGSLGGGPIGGSVPAGLGGPMGGLLGAGDHWGPGRPPRLHSQRRYRSRGSSRPDRSPAVEGIVQQFLAGLFANSGVSGSPPLSWTGMLHSNPGDYAWGQGGLDAVITQLLGQLENTGPPPAEKEKISSLPTVNISQEQADCCMECPVCKEDFTVGEPVRQLPCNHFFHSDCIVPWLEMHDTCPVCRKSLNGEDSSSSQPPSESPSLSMDPRTQDRWSF, from the exons ATGCCGGACTGGAGGCGGACAGCTGTCGTCGGTTTGTGGAGGACCGACGTCAGAGTGTTAGTGCTGCTCTGGTGGAAGATGGCGGAGGCTGCGGCTGTTTCACCGCATCgatttttctgtcactgttgtAAAGGAGAAGTAAATCCCAAACTCCCG GAGTACATCTGTCCACGATGTGATTCAGGGTTCATAGAAGAATTAACAGAAGACTCAAG TCTTTTAGAGGGTGGATCAAACGGGCTGGATGACACAGCCACACAGTTTGCAGAG CTATGGCACCTGTTGTTACTGGAGCGGCCATTTACAACAGAGAATGACACCCCTGACTCAGAACCTCGGCTCCCTGGAGGACGCCTGGGAAGTCTCAATGACCTGGGGAGTTTGGGGGGGGGACCAATCGGGGGGTCAGTCCCAGCAGGCTTAGGCGGACCTATGGGGGGTCTACTAGGAGCCGGGGATCACTGGGGACCGGGACGTCCTCCTCGCCTACACAGCCAGAGAAGATACCGatccagaggcagcagcaggccAGACCGCTCGCCTGCTGTGGAAGG GATTGTGCAACAGTTTCTCGCTGGGCTCTTTGCCAACTCTGGAGTCTCTGGCTCTCCTCCGCTGTCATG GACAGGGATGCTGCACTCTAACCCAGGGGATTACGCCTGGGGACAAGGAGGGTTAGACGCCGTCATAACACAG ttACTGGGTCAGCTGGAAAACACAGGACCTCCTCcagcagagaaagagaagatCTCTTCTCTCCCAACTGTCAATATATCTCAGGAACAAGCAG ACTGCTGTATGGAGTGTCCAGTGTGCAAAGAGGACTTCACAGTGGGCGAGCCAGTCAGACAGTTACCCTGTAACCACTTCTTTCATTCAGACTGTATAGTGCCATGGCTGGAAATG CATGACACGTGTCCAGTGTGTAGGAAGAGTTTGAACGGtgaagacagcagcagcagccagcctCCATCAGAgtccccctccctctccatggACCCTCGCACACAGGACAGATGGTCCTTCTGA